CCTGTTGCTCTTCGCCCTTGCCATTTACAATGGGAGAGTGTTGGAAGAGACCGTGATGAATCAATTGGAGGTTCGGTTGGAAAAGGAGGCGAATCTCTTAGCAAAGAGCGTCGATTGGCCGGCGCTCTTTCTCCGTTTAGATACCCTCAATTCGGAGCTGAGGCGGTTCTCATCGGCCGACGATGTTCGCATTACCCTGATCTCTCCAACCGGGGAGGTGTTGGGGGATTCCCATGCGGATTACAAAAAAATGGGCAACCATGCGAATCGGGAAGAGATCCTACAGGCAAAAGAGAGCGGATTAGGGAAATCGATCCGATGGAGCGATACGATGGGGGAGCGATTGATCTATGTGGCAATCCCCCTGGAGCGGGGGGGAGAGAGGATCGGTTATCTCCGCCTTGCCTATTCCGTAGAGCAGATCAAAAGAGTGGTTTATCGGGGTTGGATCGCCCAAGGAGTGGTTTTTCTCGTCGCCCTCTCTCTTTTCTCGCTTCTTAGCTCCCGTCTGGCTGGAAACATAAGCAGGCCGATCGAAAAAATGACGAAAGTGGCTAGGGATATTATGAAGCGTAAATTTGGGACCACCGTCCAAGTGGAGGGAACCGGAGAAATCGCCGATCTTTCCAGGGCCATTAACTTTATGTCGGTCAGTCTGGAACAGCAAGTGAAAAAGATATCGGAAGATGAAAAACGCTTTAATGATGTGATGAGAAACATGGTGAGCGGTGTCATCCTGGTCAACGAAAAAGGGAGGATTCGGCTTGCCAACCGGGCGGTTTCCATTATGCTGGGGATCGAGGAGGAGGAGATGATCGGCCACCTCCACATTGAGGCGATTAAGAACTTCGCATTAAGCCAGTTGATTGATCGGGTTTTCGAAAAAAAAGAGAAAGTCCGGGGAGAAATCAATATCTATTACCCGGAAGAGAGGGTATTAGACATCAATATTGCCCCTCTTTTTAGCGACGATGAGCATTTAAGCGGTGCCGTGCTGGTTCTCCATGATATTACCGACATCCGGCGTCTGGAGCGGGTTCGTAGTGAATTCGTGGCCAACGCATCCCATGAGTTAAAGACGCCGGTCACCTCCATCAAAGGATTTGCAGAGACCCTTTTGGATGGGGCGATGTATGAAGAAGAGAGTTTAAAGTCTTTTCTTACGATTATTTATAACGAAAGCGAGAGACTGCAAAGGCTGATCCAGGATATCCTTGATCTTTCGAAAATTGAACAAAAAAAATTGCCGTTGGAGTTGAAAAAATTCTCCATTTATAGTTTAATCGAAGAAATAGTTCCTAATGTGCGAAGGGAGATCGAAAAGAAAGGAATTAAATTCCGGAATGAAATCCCACCCCATCTCCTGATAGAAGCAGATTTTGATCGGACAAAGCAGATCTTTTTAAATCTCATCCAGAACGCAATTCAGTACACGCCGGATGGGGGGGAGATCTCGGTGACTGCCGTGGAAGGGAAGGAAGGGGTAACGGTTCAAGTGGCGGACACCGGAATCGGAATTCCTGCGAAGGATCTCTCCCGCATCTTTGAACGCTTTTATCGTGTGGATAAAGCGCGCTCCCGTCACTCGGGAGGAACGGGTTTGGGTCTTGCCATAGTGAAGCATCTGGTAGAATCTCACCAAGGAAAAATCTGGGTGGAAAGCGAAGAAGGAAAGGGGTCAAGGTTTTACGTATTATTTCCCGGGAAAAGAGAAGAGCAACACCTGCCTATTTTTCCCTGAATAAAATCCTCTTTTCTCTCATACGTTAATACATGTTTTGCGTTAGGGTGAAGTCAGAAGAAGGAGTGAAAAACGATGGTAAGGAGAAGACAATTTGATGAACAATTGGAAGACCTTCATCGGGATCTTGTAGCGATGGGGACACTGGTGGAAGAGGCGATCCATAAATCTCTCAAATCGGTGATCGAAAAGGATATCGCTCTCGCAGAGCGCGTGATTGCAGATGATGCCCGGATTAATGACCTGGAATTAAAGATAGAAAAGGGATGTTTCTCCACCATCGCACTTCAGCAGCCCTTAGGCAGCGATCTGCGCCGGATCGGAACCATGTTAAAAGTGTCAACCGATATTGAACGGATGGGAGATCATGCGGTAACCATTGCAAAGGCGGCGATTCGCTTGCAGCGGGAAATCTATGTGAAACCGCTGGTAGATATTCCGAAACTGGGAGAGCTGGTAAAAAAGATGGTGCGTGAAGCGTTGACCGCTTATATTTCAGGAGATGTAGAGGAGGCGAGAAGAATCGCCAAGGGGGATGACGAGGTAGACCATCTCTACCGGCTCATCATCACAGATGCCATCGACATCATGTCAAGCAATGAAAAACTTGCCAACCAAGGATCCCAATTCCTCTTTATCGCCCAGGCGCTGGAGCGAATTGCCGATCATGTCACCAATGTATGTGAATGGATCAATTACATGAAAACCGGAGAAATCAAGGAGTTCAATAATTGATGGAACTTCTTTAAAGAACATTCCATGGAGCAGAAAGAGAAGCCGAACGGCTTCTTTATTTTTGTCCACTTCATTCTTCTCATGGGAAATGGTAAGATAATGGGAGAGAAGAAAAAGAGGTGTATCGATGAAAAAATTGATTTTGATGGATGGAAACAGCATAGCCAATCGTGCTTTTTATGCCCTCCCTCCCTTAACCAACGGGAAGGGAGAATATACCCATGCCGTCTACGGGTTTACCATGATGCTTCTCCGCGTTCTGGAAGAAGAAAAACCGACGCACCTTCTTATCGCATTTGACGCAGGGAAGGAAGTATTTCGTCATCAAACCTATGA
The DNA window shown above is from Thermicanus aegyptius DSM 12793 and carries:
- the pnpS gene encoding two-component system histidine kinase PnpS, producing the protein MKSLRFRLTAGLILMIGLLLFALAIYNGRVLEETVMNQLEVRLEKEANLLAKSVDWPALFLRLDTLNSELRRFSSADDVRITLISPTGEVLGDSHADYKKMGNHANREEILQAKESGLGKSIRWSDTMGERLIYVAIPLERGGERIGYLRLAYSVEQIKRVVYRGWIAQGVVFLVALSLFSLLSSRLAGNISRPIEKMTKVARDIMKRKFGTTVQVEGTGEIADLSRAINFMSVSLEQQVKKISEDEKRFNDVMRNMVSGVILVNEKGRIRLANRAVSIMLGIEEEEMIGHLHIEAIKNFALSQLIDRVFEKKEKVRGEINIYYPEERVLDINIAPLFSDDEHLSGAVLVLHDITDIRRLERVRSEFVANASHELKTPVTSIKGFAETLLDGAMYEEESLKSFLTIIYNESERLQRLIQDILDLSKIEQKKLPLELKKFSIYSLIEEIVPNVRREIEKKGIKFRNEIPPHLLIEADFDRTKQIFLNLIQNAIQYTPDGGEISVTAVEGKEGVTVQVADTGIGIPAKDLSRIFERFYRVDKARSRHSGGTGLGLAIVKHLVESHQGKIWVESEEGKGSRFYVLFPGKREEQHLPIFP
- the phoU gene encoding phosphate signaling complex protein PhoU, which translates into the protein MVRRRQFDEQLEDLHRDLVAMGTLVEEAIHKSLKSVIEKDIALAERVIADDARINDLELKIEKGCFSTIALQQPLGSDLRRIGTMLKVSTDIERMGDHAVTIAKAAIRLQREIYVKPLVDIPKLGELVKKMVREALTAYISGDVEEARRIAKGDDEVDHLYRLIITDAIDIMSSNEKLANQGSQFLFIAQALERIADHVTNVCEWINYMKTGEIKEFNN